In Nostoc sphaeroides, the genomic window GCGACTTCACACCACAATTTTCGATATTTCCGCAGGCTTTTTGTAGTGCCATCTCTTCCGTGTCTGCCGCGCCTTCAGGGCTTTTGCGGTAATTGATGGCGATGTTGCACCCTTCTTCGGCGAGTCTGATAGCGATCGCTTGACCAATACCTGAAGTTGCACCTGTAATTAAAGCATTCTTTCCTTTTAACCCTATCATATTTTCTGCCCTTACTTGAATTTGCAACAGTCAAAAAATTTTGGATTTTAGATTATTCTTTTGAGTATTAAAGTTGCTATTGTCAACCCCCAATAGAGGGAATTTAAAAAGTCTGAAGACTGGGAATGTATTCCAAATGGGCTGCTCTGCCTCCTCTTTCTTGACGAGAGGCGGAGCCTCCCAGAATGGGTTCCCAGGCTGGAGCCTGGGAACGAGGCAACACAAGACTTTGGACTTATCTTAGTGCCATTCGGTATTAGTCCCTAGCGCAAATTCGCTGGCACTTTTTCAGGAACTACCCAATAGTAAATAGTTTTGCCCTCTACAGTCAGCGTCTGATCTGGTTTCCAGTCGCCCATATCGAAGGCATGGGAGACAATGCGAGTACCAGGTTTGAGTTCACTCAATAGCTTGGGGCGAAGTTTGAGGTTGATTTCAGGCAGCAAGTAAAGTGTAACTACTGTTGCTTTACTAAAGTCAGTGTTGAACAAGTCTTGTTGGACAAACTTCACGCGATCGGTTACTCCTGCCTTCTGGGCATTCTCATTAGCTTCTTTGACGCGTTGGGGGTCAATATCTATGCCGACACCCTGCGTACCAAACTTTTGTGCCGCAGTATTAACAATTCTGCCATCACCGCTACCAAGGTCGTAAAGCATATCAGTCTTACCCACTTTTGCCACTTTCAACATTGCATCTACCACTGGCTGTGGTGTAGGTACATAAGGAACATCGCCGGGGCGTTCTTGTGTTTGAGTTGTTGTCGTAACTGGTGTTTCGGTTTCGGTCTGACCTGTTAAAGTAGAAGGTTGTGTCCCGGCTTCCAAATCTTGCTGTTGCGGCGCACATCCAGCAATTCCCAAGCTGGTAATACTAACGCCTGTAACCAATAAAAACAGAATTTTTTTGAAGTTCATCAATTTTCTCCTTGATTGAGTAGCTTGTGGTCAGTAGTTAGTAAAACAACTGATAGTCATAGAATTTTGAATTGCTTATAGTCTGAGGTTTAGGTTGCACAATCCAAAATCGCTCGACTGAGCGAAGTCGAAGTCCAAAATTGTATTAAGTCCGACCTTGGCGATAGTTATTCCAGAACAACAGGGGGATACCTGCTGCCACAACTAAAACACCTGCAATTGCTCCCACACCTGTATAAACCAAGCTGGAATAAAGCAAGTAAGCGCAAACGGCACAAAAGAGTAATGGTGTGAAAGGATAAAATGGTACACGGAATGGGCGCACTATGTTGGGTTCACGGATTCGCAATACTAGCAGTGATATCCCGGAAAGCAAGAAGAACAACCAAAATATCGGGGCGGTGTAATCCACCATTGTTTGAAAGCCTTTGCGAGTGAGCGTGCCTAAAAAAACCAGTGCTAAGGCGATCGCAGCTTGCATTAATAAGGCATGGGTAGGACTACTAGGACGTTGTTGCCAGCGCCCCATAAAACCAAATAGCGAAAAATCCTGTCCCAGTGCGAAATTGGTACGCGCTCCGGTAAAAATTGTGGCGTTGGTTGCTCCTAAAGTAGCGATCGCAATCAATACACTGATAAACAAGGCTCCCGGTTCGCCCCAAAGAGAGCGCATTAAATCTGCGGCTACTGCTTCCGACTGGGCCATGTTTGCTAATCCCAATCCCCGCAGGTAAGCCAGATTGATGAGTAAGTAAATAGCAGTGATGATGCCAATACTCCACATTAGCGATCGCACAATATTACGTCGTCCATCCTGAATTTCTGCCGAGATGTAAGCCGCTTCATTCCAACCGCCGTAAGAGAGCAGCACAAACACCATCGCCAATCCCCACGTTCCTGATGATGCAGCTTCCACAGGGGCGGCAACAGCAGAATTAGGAATGGCGGTAAGCCCAAGAATTACTACCAGTAATAAACCCAGAACTTTCGCAGCACTGAGCAAGTTTTGTGTCCACTTACCCTGCTGCAAACCGATGATGTTCAAAGCAGTTAAAAGTGCGATCGCTATGGCTGCATAGATAGAAGACGAAAACGTTCCTAGCCGCCATATCTGAGAAACATAATCGCCAAAAACAAATGCCAACAAAGCAATAGAACCAGTTTGAATCACTGTCATCCGCGCCCAGGCAAATAAAAAGGCGACTCTGTGCCCGAATGCACGTTTCAAATAATAGTAAGCACCACCAACATCGGGATAGACAGTGGCTAACTCTGCATAGCACAGCGCTCCTACCAGAGATACCAAACCACCAATTAACCAAAGAAGTAGTACAGCAATATTACTACCTGCTTGACTTGCAACTAGAGCCGGGGTTTCAAAAATCCCTGCCCCAATAACAATACCGACAATCAGAGCCACTGCGTCTGGTAATCTTAAGGATGGCTTAGGTGCTGCTACTTCTGTTGTTTCTGACTGCTGAAGCAAATTGTAGTCTTTACGTCTACTCACATTACTCCTTATTAGTTTTGAGTGGGAGATCGCCGCTTTGTTTCATCTTTCTTTTGCACTGTTTTAGCTATATCTCTATGGTTCAAAATAAATGTGACTCAAAAATGACAATCATCAGTGATATGCTTTCAAACGGTAATATCCATCTTGCCACATTCAGAGCAATCTCCCTACAGCGATCGCTTCCATTTCTCGTGTTAGACAACATCTATGCTTCTCAAAATAATGGCAAATTAATGTGAAACAAGGAACTATGTCGCAGTTCCCTGTTAAGGCCCAAATCCCCCCACCTACCTCCGATTTTTTTCAGAAGTATTTACATTGTTAGCTTGTCTTAATTCTGTTAATAGGCTAGAAAATCTGACTCAATAAAACGTCTTCCGTGAGTGAGATTTTATAGTAACCTAGAGAATGATTGACTAATAGTAGCTAATCGTGCTTTATTTTATCAAATAGCTAATGACAGCGATCGCTTAAAACTTCAGATTAACTAATGTCGCACAGATGGGCGCCCTTATGTAATAAATAACAAAAATATTTTTTTACCCTTACTCTTTTAGTATCTGGTACTGGGAAAAAGTAAAATATCTATCAATTCGCCCATTACCAAACCTAATATTGCTATGACTGTTAAAACCCAAAATGAATCATGCTTATTGAAGCTAGAAAAGCGCATTTCCAAATCAGCTAAAAGCGTAGTTGCTAGGGGTATGAGAAAAAGCCTT contains:
- a CDS encoding class I SAM-dependent methyltransferase produces the protein MNFKKILFLLVTGVSITSLGIAGCAPQQQDLEAGTQPSTLTGQTETETPVTTTTQTQERPGDVPYVPTPQPVVDAMLKVAKVGKTDMLYDLGSGDGRIVNTAAQKFGTQGVGIDIDPQRVKEANENAQKAGVTDRVKFVQQDLFNTDFSKATVVTLYLLPEINLKLRPKLLSELKPGTRIVSHAFDMGDWKPDQTLTVEGKTIYYWVVPEKVPANLR
- a CDS encoding APC family permease, translated to MSRRKDYNLLQQSETTEVAAPKPSLRLPDAVALIVGIVIGAGIFETPALVASQAGSNIAVLLLWLIGGLVSLVGALCYAELATVYPDVGGAYYYLKRAFGHRVAFLFAWARMTVIQTGSIALLAFVFGDYVSQIWRLGTFSSSIYAAIAIALLTALNIIGLQQGKWTQNLLSAAKVLGLLLVVILGLTAIPNSAVAAPVEAASSGTWGLAMVFVLLSYGGWNEAAYISAEIQDGRRNIVRSLMWSIGIITAIYLLINLAYLRGLGLANMAQSEAVAADLMRSLWGEPGALFISVLIAIATLGATNATIFTGARTNFALGQDFSLFGFMGRWQQRPSSPTHALLMQAAIALALVFLGTLTRKGFQTMVDYTAPIFWLFFLLSGISLLVLRIREPNIVRPFRVPFYPFTPLLFCAVCAYLLYSSLVYTGVGAIAGVLVVAAGIPLLFWNNYRQGRT